A region of the Dysgonomonas mossii genome:
CTCGAGGCTGTATATATTATCATTTACATGTACAACTGGCGTATCGAAGCTTAGCGTGTCATATACTATTTCTTTCAACGTTTCGGACTCTATATCTTCGCCAAAAAACGCATCGGCTACGGTATACGCTATTTCCTGAAAGCTCATATTGCCAATATTATCGTAAAAAGATTGTGGCAATATTTTTATTTTTTCAGGCATATAGAGCCCTTTATCGGGGGCCAAACCTTTTACTACCGCTTCCTGTAAACTGACATCAGGAGCAAGTTTATTTGTACTATAATATTTCATATTCATCAGGTTAATGAAAGGCGAAAGTAATAAAATGAAAGGAAAGAATCAATTAAAAGATTTTTTTATTTGTAAAAGGACTATAAATAGGTTAATTTGTATTCATAAAAAAAGCAGTGACTAATCACTGCTTCTTCTTATTCTTTCTTTATCTATTTTCTTAAAAGGGTTAGTATAGAATAGCTCGAACCTGTCTTATAACGCACGTCCCTTAAATACATTCGAATCTTCTTCCTGATAAAGGCTTCCGCGGAAACTTATTCTATTACTGTTGAAATTAGGGGTTACTACCGCATCACATTTATTGTCTCCTTTATATATTCTGATGAAGACATTCGCTGACACTCCTATGCCCTGCACCATCATGCTGAATGTAACAACTCCTTTCTTATCGGTCTCCATCTTTACGCTCGAAACCCTTCCATCTACAGTAATTCCACCTATTCCATTTGGACCTGCATACGGTGAGTTGAATGCCATTTGGATAGTTGCTTTGTCTCCATTCATGGATATGAAATTGGTATTAGGTGTTACATAGGCAAAATTTCCATGTTTAAAATCAATTCTGTCTGCCTCTAATACAAATTTCCTCTCATTTAAAGCCTGGATTGCTTTTTCTCCCCAATAAGCTCTTTCACTGTCTGCTGCTGCCTTTTGTGCAGGATCCTGCTGTGTTTTACACCCTGTGAAAAACAACATGCTTGTAACTAAGATAAATACAATTTTTCTCATAGCATTTCTTTATAATAATTATATAACGCTATAGAATAAAATTAAGTTTTGTCTTTTTGAAATAATTACTCCCAATCTATATGAATTTAGGATTATTGCCTAAGTTATTAATATAGAATGATCTGTTTATTTCTGTCGATTTTTATTTGCAGTCTTCTCTCGACTTCTGACCTAAATACCCGCCATGATGACGTTTTGCATAGTCAACCTTCGTAAACCCTATTCTTTTCATGGTTCCCACTACAAGGATATCTCCTATAACGGTCATTACTGTCGTAGAGGTAGTTGGCGTTAAACCTAGGGTGCATACCTCCTCAGGGCGTCCTGTGTGAATAAATACGTCTGCCTTCTGAGCAAGCAGGCTTTCCGAATCACTGGTTATGACAATAAATTTTATGCCCGGAATCAGATCTTTTGCCAATGTAATAAGCTCAATTATTTCTCTTGTCTTCCCCGAGTTGGAGATAGCTAATACAATATCATTTTCTTGTAGGATACCTAAATCTCCATGTTGAGCCTCGCTTGGATGTAGAAATACAGCCGGTGTTCCGGTCGAACTGAATGTCGTGGCAATATTCTGCGCTATCTGTCCGGCTTTGCCCATGCCGCTTGTTACAAGCTTGCCTTTTTTCTGATTAACTTGTTCTACAATAAGGTCTATGGCTCTACTATATGCATCGCTGATAGGAATATTCAATATGGCAGAAGACTCATGTTCTAAAATAGAGCGTATTTCGTTTGTATCCATTTAAATTTTTTTTGCCAAAGATACAATATTTATCTAGATTTATACAATAAGGAGGGATAGTGGTTATGAGGCTGGTGAGACATCTGAAATGTTAAGGGAGATGTGATAAAAAGGGGAATTATTTGTAATTGATAGCTAATAAGTATTTTTTTTCTATTTTTGCATTGCTTTATACAATTACAAACTATTAAACAAAATTATGATGGGAAATTTAACAAAATCCTTAACCTTATTTCTATTTGTATTCCTTATGTTTTCATGTAGCAGCGACGATGATGAAAGAGTATCCCCTACAATGGCAGAAAAAGTAACAGAAGATGTTAAATGGATTGATAACAATGCTAATAGCAAATTTGCTTCATTTGAATTTAACAAAAGTGGGAATTATATTATTGTAGAAAATGTAATTAACAGATCCATTTCGAAACAAAAAACTTATTTTGGTACATACAAGATAACCGGGGATTCAACAATCGTTTTGTCTGATCTGGGCACTATCAAGGTGTTGAATGCAACAGAAGGTACTGTTGCTCTGGAGATAACTCTTACAGGTATATCAACATCTCTAGCCTTCAATGGCTCGAAGAAAGAAAATATGAAAGTAACAACAAAAACGGAGCTGTTTTGCCGGACATGGAAATTTGTAAAAAAGAATGGAGAAACAGTGAAAGGTACGGAATATGAAGATGGTATAGTGTTGTTTTCAAAAGCAGGTACATATTTTACTGAATTTCCTTATGGAGAAAGAGATGATATTGAGGGAATCTCTGCTTTCTGGAAATGGAAACCCGGAACGAATGAATCCCAGTTTTTTTATTCATGGGATGGTTCTTTTGAGGACAACGACGATTTTGTAACAATAGATGTATTGACCAATACCTCTTTAAAAATTACGGATGTGTTTGAAGATGATGGTAAAACATATACCGATGTGTGGGAACTTATTCCGGCAACCAATACAAAATCATCAATTAGCCAAGGGGTAAAAAAAGAAAATGGAGGTAAAGGTTTTCTAGGAAATCGGTAAGCGAATATTTATTATAAAAAATAAAACCATGTAGGATTCTACATGGTTTTATTGTAAAATTCTGAACTATAATAACTTTATAGTATCAGTTTGTCTTGAATTTAAACTGAATTTTTGACAAGTCTTCGTTTGCCTTTTCAATTTTTCCTTTCAGATTTTCTTTGTAAGCAACCAGCTTATTGTACAAGGCTTCGTCGCCTGTGGCAATCATCTGCAATGCAAGAATTCCCGCATTTAATGAGCCATTTATACCTACAGTAGCAACCGGTATTCCCGGAGGCATTTGTACGATAGCCAGCAACGCATCCATACCATCTAGCGAAGCATCGATGGGAACTCCGATTACGGGAATCGGTGTCATAGATGCAATCACCCCGGGTAAATGGGCAGCCATACCGGCAGCAGCGATAATTACTTTTATACCTCTCTCTTTTGCTCCCTTAGCGAAAGCTTCTACACGTTCGGGAGTACGGTGTGCAGACAAAGCGTTGATTTCGAATGGAACTTCCATCTCGTCAAAAAACTTTGCTGCTTTTTCCATTACGGGAAGGTCTGATGTACTTCCCATAATTATACTTATAACAGGTTTCATTTTTTATTATTTACCAATTAAGTTTTTGTAATCAGAAGCAGAAAGCAATGTATCTAATTCAGAAGCATCGCTTACCGCTATTTTAATAATCCATCCTTTTCCGTATGGATCTTCATTTATTAGTTCGGGTTTTTCTTCCAATTCAGCATTTACCTCCAAAACTTCTCCGGATACAGGCATCAAAAGGTCTGATACTGTTTTCACAGCTTCTACACTTCCGAATACACCGTTTTGTTCTATAGTTTCACCTTCGCTGGTTACATCAACATATACGATTTCGCCCAACTCACTCTGAGCAAATTCGGTGATACCTACAAGGGCAGTGTCGCCTTCTACTTTTATCCATTCGTGGTCTTTGGAATACTTCAAATTCT
Encoded here:
- a CDS encoding DUF4251 domain-containing protein — encoded protein: MRKIVFILVTSMLFFTGCKTQQDPAQKAAADSERAYWGEKAIQALNERKFVLEADRIDFKHGNFAYVTPNTNFISMNGDKATIQMAFNSPYAGPNGIGGITVDGRVSSVKMETDKKGVVTFSMMVQGIGVSANVFIRIYKGDNKCDAVVTPNFNSNRISFRGSLYQEEDSNVFKGRAL
- a CDS encoding SIS domain-containing protein, with the translated sequence MDTNEIRSILEHESSAILNIPISDAYSRAIDLIVEQVNQKKGKLVTSGMGKAGQIAQNIATTFSSTGTPAVFLHPSEAQHGDLGILQENDIVLAISNSGKTREIIELITLAKDLIPGIKFIVITSDSESLLAQKADVFIHTGRPEEVCTLGLTPTTSTTVMTVIGDILVVGTMKRIGFTKVDYAKRHHGGYLGQKSREDCK
- the purE gene encoding 5-(carboxyamino)imidazole ribonucleotide mutase codes for the protein MKPVISIIMGSTSDLPVMEKAAKFFDEMEVPFEINALSAHRTPERVEAFAKGAKERGIKVIIAAAGMAAHLPGVIASMTPIPVIGVPIDASLDGMDALLAIVQMPPGIPVATVGINGSLNAGILALQMIATGDEALYNKLVAYKENLKGKIEKANEDLSKIQFKFKTN
- the gcvH gene encoding glycine cleavage system protein GcvH, translated to MNFPENLKYSKDHEWIKVEGDTALVGITEFAQSELGEIVYVDVTSEGETIEQNGVFGSVEAVKTVSDLLMPVSGEVLEVNAELEEKPELINEDPYGKGWIIKIAVSDASELDTLLSASDYKNLIGK